From the Streptomyces sp. NBC_01216 genome, the window GACGGTGACCCCGGAGACGGCGTCGGCGACGAGCCTGCCGCCGCCCACCGTGCTGAGCTGCTGGGTGAACGAACGGAAGGTGGCGACGACCCGCCCGCGGTCGAAGACCCCGTACACACGGGAGAGGTCGACGTGGGGCAGCCGGTCGGCGACCTCCTCGTCCGTGACGACGGGCGGCCGGAGGAAGCCCGTGTGGACGGCGCGCAGCCAGCCGCCGTACTCGGACTCGGCGACGACACGCACCTCAAGGCTCATTCTCCGAGGCTATGCCGCCTTCCCCGCCGCTCGCACTCGGGTTTCACCGGACCTTGCGGAGCGGCCGCCCCGCCCCTCTCCCGGGATGTCGGAACCACCCCGGGAAGGCGGACCTCAGGTCAGCAGGTCGTCCACCTGCGCTTCCCCTTCGCGGTAGCGGCGGGCGATCTCCGCGCTGCAGTCGTCGGCCGTCCGCTGAAGCTGCTGGCGCCGACGGGAGACCTGCTGCTCGTAGCCGGCGAGCCGCCCCATCCCCGTGTGCAGTTCCTCGTCCGTACGGGCCGCCAGGTCCGACAGCTCGACCTCCGACAGCATCTCCGTGGCGAGCCTGCGGTACTCCTCGCCACGTGGCGTCGACAGCGTCACGTGCCGCGCCGAGGTCCGCAGCCGGGATGGCGCGTCCGCGAGGATCTCCGAGAGCCGGTCGAGGACCGGTGTCTCGGGGTCCGTACGACGGGCCAGCTCGGCCCGCAGGATGTCGATCCGGCCCTGCAGCATCCGGCGGACGTAGCTGAGGTCGGCCTCGTCGCCCTGGGCGTCACGGCGCAGGGCACGCAGCTCCGACAGGCGCAGGGTGGTGATGTCCGGTGTCGTCCGTTCCGGCAGGGCGGGCTCGGCCGACCGCTGGACAGGTGGTCGTATGGCCGCGGCGGCCCGGGTCAGCTCTACGGGGCCGGACGGCGTCTGCCCGGCGCCAGGTGCACTCATGTGATTCGTCCCCTCGACCGGTGCGGATCCGCACCGCCTGTAAGGCATCGTGCCACTCCGCACGTGCACGTGCAGGCGCTCTGCACCCGTTCAGCCCCTGACGATTCGGTCGGTAGGTTGGTCCGTATGCGAGCAGTGGTGCAGAGGGTCGACGGCGCGAGCGTCGTCGTCGCAGGGGAAACGGTCGGCGAGATCGTCGGCGAGGGGCTGTGTGTGCTGGTGGGGGTCACCCACGACGACACACCGGAGAAGGCGGCACAGCTCGCCAGGAAGCTGTGGTCCGTTCGCATGCTTCAGGGAGAGAAATCCTGTTCCGACGTGAATGCGCCCTTGCTGGTGATTTCGCAGTTCACCCTCTACGGGGACGCCCGCAAGGGCCGCCGTCCGACCTGGAACGCGGCGGCGCCCGGCCAGGTCGCCGAGCCCCTCGTCGACGAGGTGGTGGCCCGCCTCCGTGAGCTCGGCGCTCATGTGGAGACGGGCCGGTTCGGAGCCGAGATGCGCGTCTCGCTCACGAATCACGGCCCGTTCACGGTGCTCGTCGAGGTCTGACACCTGCCCGGGGAGGCCGCACGACGCACCGGCCCGGCGCGTCGGGCCGCAGCCACGGCTACGGCTACGGCTACGGCTACGGCTACGGCTACGGCTCGACGATCGTCTCCTGTGCCGCGGCCGTGTCCCCCGCGAGCAGCTTCGCGTCCACCGGCACGTTCCGCTTCACCACCGCCAGGGCGATCGGCCCCAGCTCGTGGTGGCGGGCCGAGGTCGTGACGAAGCCGAGTTGCCGGCCCTCGGCGCCGTCGGAGGCGAGCCGCAGCGGTGTGCCGTGGCCGGGCAGATGCACCTCGCTGCCGTCCAGGTGCAGGAAGACGAGCCGACGCGGCGGCTTGCCCAGGTTCTGGACACGGGCGACGGTCTCCTGCCCCCGGTAGCAGCCCTTCTGGAGATGCACCGCGCTGCCGATCCAGCCCAGCTCGTGCGGGATGGTGCGGTGATCGGTCTCGAAGCCGAGCCGCGGACGGTGGCCCTCGACCCGCAGCGCCTCGTACGCCAGGATGCCGGCGGCCGGGCCGTGCGCGGCGGCGAAGGACGCCAGGTCGGCGCGGGGCAGGAACACCTCACGGCCGTGCGCCGTCTCGCGGACGACCGCGCCCGGCGGGACCTCGGCGATGGAGCCGGCCGGCAGGTGGACGACGGCGAAGTCGTCGGTACGGTCGGCGACCTCGACGCGGTAGAAGAACTTCATCGACTCCAGGTAGGCGACGAGCTCTTCGCGCGTGCCCGGCTCGACATGCGCCCAGACCGTCTCGCCGTCGTCGACGACGTAGAGCGCGTGCTCGATGTGGCCGTTGGCGGAGAGGATCAACGCCTCGGTGGCCTGGCCGGCCGGAAGGTCGCTCATGTGCTGGGTGAGCAACAGGTGCAGCCAGCTCAGTCGGTCGTCGCCGGAGACGGTGACGACACCGCGGTGGGAGAGGTCGACGAAACCGTTGCCGTCGGCCAGGGAGCGCTGTTCGCGGAACAGGTCGCCGTAGTGGGCGGCCACGCCTTCGTCCCGGCCCTCGGCAGGGACGGCGCCGGGCAGGGACAGCAGGGGGCTCTGCGGGGATCGCTGCATGGCGTCCAGCCTACGACTCGGCCTCGGCCGCCTTGCGGGAGCAGTCCTGACAGCGGCCGAAGATCGCGAAGTGCTTCATGTCGGTCTCGAAGCCGAAGGTCTCGCGGAGCTTGCCGGTGAAGTCCTCCGCGACCTGCACGTCCGCCTCGATCACCTCGGTGCAGTCCCGGCACACCAGGTGGAGATGGTGGTGCCGGTCGGCCAGGTGGTAGGTCGGCGCACCGTGGCCCAGGTGGGCGTGGCTGACCAGTCCCAGCTCCTCCAGGAGCTCCA encodes:
- the dtd gene encoding D-aminoacyl-tRNA deacylase, which gives rise to MRAVVQRVDGASVVVAGETVGEIVGEGLCVLVGVTHDDTPEKAAQLARKLWSVRMLQGEKSCSDVNAPLLVISQFTLYGDARKGRRPTWNAAAPGQVAEPLVDEVVARLRELGAHVETGRFGAEMRVSLTNHGPFTVLVEV
- a CDS encoding RsiG family protein, with product MSAPGAGQTPSGPVELTRAAAAIRPPVQRSAEPALPERTTPDITTLRLSELRALRRDAQGDEADLSYVRRMLQGRIDILRAELARRTDPETPVLDRLSEILADAPSRLRTSARHVTLSTPRGEEYRRLATEMLSEVELSDLAARTDEELHTGMGRLAGYEQQVSRRRQQLQRTADDCSAEIARRYREGEAQVDDLLT
- the ygfZ gene encoding CAF17-like 4Fe-4S cluster assembly/insertion protein YgfZ; this encodes MQRSPQSPLLSLPGAVPAEGRDEGVAAHYGDLFREQRSLADGNGFVDLSHRGVVTVSGDDRLSWLHLLLTQHMSDLPAGQATEALILSANGHIEHALYVVDDGETVWAHVEPGTREELVAYLESMKFFYRVEVADRTDDFAVVHLPAGSIAEVPPGAVVRETAHGREVFLPRADLASFAAAHGPAAGILAYEALRVEGHRPRLGFETDHRTIPHELGWIGSAVHLQKGCYRGQETVARVQNLGKPPRRLVFLHLDGSEVHLPGHGTPLRLASDGAEGRQLGFVTTSARHHELGPIALAVVKRNVPVDAKLLAGDTAAAQETIVEP
- a CDS encoding Fur family transcriptional regulator, with translation MVSTDWKSDLRQRGYRLTPQRQLVLEAVDALEHATPDDILGEVRKTASGVNISTVYRTLELLEELGLVSHAHLGHGAPTYHLADRHHHLHLVCRDCTEVIEADVQVAEDFTGKLRETFGFETDMKHFAIFGRCQDCSRKAAEAES